A window of the Brassica napus cultivar Da-Ae chromosome A2, Da-Ae, whole genome shotgun sequence genome harbors these coding sequences:
- the LOC106406463 gene encoding endonuclease MutS2 isoform X1: protein MNTLSLHLLIPTAIHLRSSRAASPSFPRASSPSSLRITSSSILRADDSQSIESQTLEVLEWRALCNQLSPFASTSMGLSATKTADIPVGNSPEESRSLLDETAAALAAMEAMEPRGLGLSEILDLSEIVERAMAGQLLTVRELCAVRGTLMAASSVFEKLRRAANSDKRVTPLVEILEGCDFKTTLEHKIGFCIDSNTSVILDRASEDLEIIRSERKRNMETLDSLLKKVSTKIYRAGGIDRPTVTKRRSRMCVAIRAIRKRLLPGGVVLSVSSSGATCYMEPKEAVELNNMEVRHAYSEKAEEMAILSILTSEVSAAQRGILHLLDRILQLDVAFARASHAKWMNGVYPKLTKTLDMDDGDGTSLAVDIDSVQHPLLLGSVLGSIPDGGSLFPVPIDIKVESRSKVVVISGPNTGGKTALLKTLGLVSLMSKSGMYLPAKNRPRLPWFDLILADIGDPQSLEQSLSTFSGHISRIRQIINIASENSLVLLDEICSGTDPSEGVALATSILRYIKNRVNVAVVSTHYGDLSRLKDNETRFQNAAMEFSMETLQPTFRVLWGSTGESNALRVAKSIGFNGRILENAHEWRERLKPEQEVERKGSLFQSLVEERNKLNLQASKAAALHGDLMNLYRELEHESRDLEKREKALLKKETQKVQEDLISAKSKMQKLAAEFESQLETVTADEYNSLILKTEEAVADIIEDYCPKDLLLTEEEGYSDYSPQAGEKVIVTGLGGKLGTVVEEPGDDETVLVQQGKMRVRVNRKDIAPLPRTKTTETPNRSLRSKRQVSMKELGSVLQMQSEPVRIQTSKNTLDLRGMRVEEAIYQLDMAVSGRESGSILFIIHGMGTGVIKELVLERLSRHSRVSRYEQANPMNHGCTVAYIK, encoded by the exons ATGAACACCCTTTCCCTCCATTTACTCATACCGACGGCTATTCACCTCAGGTCCTCACGCGCCGCCTCCCCCTCCTTTCCACGCGCTTCCTCTCCCTCCTCCTTACGCATCACCTCTTCGTCAATTTTACGCGCCGACGACTCACAGTCAATCGAAAGCCAAACTCTAGAGGTCCTGGAATGGCGCGCCCTCTGCAATCAGCTCTCTCCCTTCGCCTCCACCTCGATGGGCCTCTCCGCCACCAAAACCGCCGATATTCCGGTGGGAAATTCCCCGGAGGAGAGCAGGAGCCTCCTCGACGAGACGGCTGCTGCGCTGGCTGCCATGGAAGCGATGGAGCCGCGGGGATTGGGTCTGTCTGAGATCCTGGACTTGTCTGAAATAGTGGAGCGTGCTATGGCTGGTCAGTTGCTCACCGTTAGAGAGCTCTGCGCCGTGCGTGGCACGCTAATGGCTGCTTCATCAGTCTTTGAGAAACTACGAAGAGCAGCTAATAGTGATAAGCG GGTTACACCTCTTGTAGAGATACTCGAGGGCTGTGACTTCAAGACCACATTGGAGCACAAGATTGGTTTTTGTATCGACTCCAACACGTCTGTGATTCTCGACAGAGCTAGCGAAGATCTCGAGATCATAAGATCCGAACGGAAGAGAAACATGGAGACTTTGGATTCTCTTTTGAAGAAAGTATCTACCAAGATTTATCGAGCCGGGGGAATCGACAGGCCCACCGTAACCAAGCGGAGATCGAGGATGTGCGTAGCTATCAGAGCTATACGCAAACGTTTGCTTCCAGGTGGTGTCGTGCTAAGCGTTAGCAGCTCAGGGGCCACATGCTATATGGAACCAAAAGAGGCGGTAGAGCTTAATAACATGGAAGTGAGACACGCTTACTCAGAGAAAGCTGAGGAAATGGCTATCTTGAGCATTTTGACTTCTGAAGTGTCGGCGGCACAGAGGGGGATACTGCATTTGTTGGATAGGATACTACAACTTGACGTTGCCTTTGCAAGAGCATCACATGCGAAGTGGATGAATGGTGTCTATCCCAAACTAACTAAAACACTGGACATGGATGATGGAGACGGTACATCTCTAGCTGTAGACATTGATTCTGTGCAGCACCCGTTGCTTCTTGGATCCGTATTAGGCAGCATCCCAGACGGTGGAAGCCTCTTCCCTGTGCCAATAGACATCAAGGTTGAAAGCAGATCCAAAGTAGTCGTCATCTCGGGTCCAAACACTGGAGGAAAGACCGCTTTGTTGAAGACATTGGGATTAGTCTCTCTTATGTCCAAGTCAGGGATGTATTTGCCTGCTAAGAATCGCCCGAGGTTGCCTTGGTTTGATCTTATTCTCGCTGATATTGGAGATCCTCAG TCTTTGGAGCAAAGTCTATCAACCTTTAGTGGCCACATCTCACGGATACGTCAGATAATTAACATTGCTTCAGAAAACTCGCTTGTCCTACTAGACGAAATCTGTAGCGGGACTGATCCTTCAGAAGGTGTTGCGCTTGCTACGAGCATCCTACGGTATATTAAAAACCGTGTTAATGTGGCGGTTGTGTCCACACACTACGGTGACTTGAGTCGCTTGAAGGATAACGAGACTCGATTCCAAAACGCTGCGATGGAGTTCTCTATGGAAACTTTGCAGCCTACATTCAGAGTACTGTGGGGAAGTACCGGTGAATCAAATGCATTGAGAGTAGCTAAGTCCATTGGTTTCAATGGAAGGATACTAGAGAATGCACATGAATGGAGGGAGAGGTTAAAGCCAGAGCAGGAGGTAGAGCGGAAAGGCTCGCTGTTTCAGTCTCTTGTGGAAGAAAGGAATAAGCTAAATCTTCAGGCGAGCAAAGCTGCAGCTTTACATGGAGATTTAATGAACCTTTACCGTGAG CTTGAGCATGAGTCGCGTGATCTTGAGAAACGTGAGAAGGCTcttttaaagaaagaaacacaaaagGTGCAAGAAGATTTAATCTCTGCCAAGTCAAAGATGCAGAAACTGGCGGCTGAATTTGAAAGTCAGCTAGAAACTGTTACGGCTGATGAATACAATTCCTTAATTCTGAAAACCGAAGAGGCAGTTGCGGATATAATTGAAGACTATTGTCCTAAAGATCTCTTATTAACAGAGGAAGAAGGGTATAGCGACTACTCGCCGCAAGCAGGTGAAAAGGTTATAGTGACTGGATTGGGAGGTAAGTTAGGGACCGTGGTTGAAGAACCTGGAGACGATGAGACAGTTCTTGTCCAGCAGGGTAAGATGAGGGTACGCGTCAACAGAAAGGACATAGCGCCCCTTCCTCGTACCAAAACCACTGAAACACCTAATCGTTCTCTACGTTCAAAAAGACAG GTAAGCATGAAAGAGCTAGGCAGTGTGTTGCAGATGCAGAGCGAACCAGTGCGTATTCAGACCTCAAAGAACACACTGGATCTAAGAGGAATGCGGGTGGAAGAAGCAATTTACCAGCTAGACATGGCCGTTTCGGGAAGAGAATCAGGTTCGATCCTCTTTATCATCCATGGAATGGGAACAGGAGTTATAAAGGAGCTGGTGCTTGAGAGGTTAAGCAGACACAGTCGTGTCTCAAGGTATGAGCAGGCAAATCCTATGAACCATGGATGTACAGTTGCTTACATTAAATGA
- the LOC106406463 gene encoding endonuclease MutS2 isoform X2, whose translation MNTLSLHLLIPTAIHLRSSRAASPSFPRASSPSSLRITSSSILRADDSQSIESQTLEVLEWRALCNQLSPFASTSMGLSATKTADIPVGNSPEESRSLLDETAAALAAMEAMEPRGLGLSEILDLSEIVERAMAGQLLTVRELCAVRGTLMAASSVFEKLRRAANSDKRVTPLVEILEGCDFKTTLEHKIGFCIDSNTSVILDRASEDLEIIRSERKRNMETLDSLLKKVSTKIYRAGGIDRPTVTKRRSRMCVAIRAIRKRLLPGGVVLSVSSSGATCYMEPKEAVELNNMEVRHAYSEKAEEMAILSILTSEVSAAQRGILHLLDRILQLDVAFARASHAKWMNGVYPKLTKTLDMDDGDGTSLAVDIDSVQHPLLLGSVLGSIPDGGSLFPVPIDIKVESRSKVVVISGPNTGGKTALLKTLGLVSLMSKSGMYLPAKNRPRLPWFDLILADIGDPQSLEQSLSTFSGHISRIRQIINIASENSLVLLDEICSGTDPSEGVALATSILRYIKNRVNVAVVSTHYGDLSRLKDNETRFQNAAMEFSMETLQPTFRVLWGSTGESNALRVAKSIGFNGRILENAHEWRERLKPEQEVERKGSLFQSLVEERNKLNLQASKAAALHGDLMNLYRELEHESRDLEKREKALLKKETQKVQEDLISAKSKMQKLAAEFESQLETVTADEYNSLILKTEEAVADIIEDYCPKDLLLTEEEGYSDYSPQAGEKVIVTGLGGKLGTVVEEPGDDETVLVQQGKMRVRVNRKDIAPLPRTKTTETPNRSLRSKRQLMVADILCTGKHERARQCVADAERTSAYSDLKEHTGSKRNAGGRSNLPARHGRFGKRIRFDPLYHPWNGNRSYKGAGA comes from the exons ATGAACACCCTTTCCCTCCATTTACTCATACCGACGGCTATTCACCTCAGGTCCTCACGCGCCGCCTCCCCCTCCTTTCCACGCGCTTCCTCTCCCTCCTCCTTACGCATCACCTCTTCGTCAATTTTACGCGCCGACGACTCACAGTCAATCGAAAGCCAAACTCTAGAGGTCCTGGAATGGCGCGCCCTCTGCAATCAGCTCTCTCCCTTCGCCTCCACCTCGATGGGCCTCTCCGCCACCAAAACCGCCGATATTCCGGTGGGAAATTCCCCGGAGGAGAGCAGGAGCCTCCTCGACGAGACGGCTGCTGCGCTGGCTGCCATGGAAGCGATGGAGCCGCGGGGATTGGGTCTGTCTGAGATCCTGGACTTGTCTGAAATAGTGGAGCGTGCTATGGCTGGTCAGTTGCTCACCGTTAGAGAGCTCTGCGCCGTGCGTGGCACGCTAATGGCTGCTTCATCAGTCTTTGAGAAACTACGAAGAGCAGCTAATAGTGATAAGCG GGTTACACCTCTTGTAGAGATACTCGAGGGCTGTGACTTCAAGACCACATTGGAGCACAAGATTGGTTTTTGTATCGACTCCAACACGTCTGTGATTCTCGACAGAGCTAGCGAAGATCTCGAGATCATAAGATCCGAACGGAAGAGAAACATGGAGACTTTGGATTCTCTTTTGAAGAAAGTATCTACCAAGATTTATCGAGCCGGGGGAATCGACAGGCCCACCGTAACCAAGCGGAGATCGAGGATGTGCGTAGCTATCAGAGCTATACGCAAACGTTTGCTTCCAGGTGGTGTCGTGCTAAGCGTTAGCAGCTCAGGGGCCACATGCTATATGGAACCAAAAGAGGCGGTAGAGCTTAATAACATGGAAGTGAGACACGCTTACTCAGAGAAAGCTGAGGAAATGGCTATCTTGAGCATTTTGACTTCTGAAGTGTCGGCGGCACAGAGGGGGATACTGCATTTGTTGGATAGGATACTACAACTTGACGTTGCCTTTGCAAGAGCATCACATGCGAAGTGGATGAATGGTGTCTATCCCAAACTAACTAAAACACTGGACATGGATGATGGAGACGGTACATCTCTAGCTGTAGACATTGATTCTGTGCAGCACCCGTTGCTTCTTGGATCCGTATTAGGCAGCATCCCAGACGGTGGAAGCCTCTTCCCTGTGCCAATAGACATCAAGGTTGAAAGCAGATCCAAAGTAGTCGTCATCTCGGGTCCAAACACTGGAGGAAAGACCGCTTTGTTGAAGACATTGGGATTAGTCTCTCTTATGTCCAAGTCAGGGATGTATTTGCCTGCTAAGAATCGCCCGAGGTTGCCTTGGTTTGATCTTATTCTCGCTGATATTGGAGATCCTCAG TCTTTGGAGCAAAGTCTATCAACCTTTAGTGGCCACATCTCACGGATACGTCAGATAATTAACATTGCTTCAGAAAACTCGCTTGTCCTACTAGACGAAATCTGTAGCGGGACTGATCCTTCAGAAGGTGTTGCGCTTGCTACGAGCATCCTACGGTATATTAAAAACCGTGTTAATGTGGCGGTTGTGTCCACACACTACGGTGACTTGAGTCGCTTGAAGGATAACGAGACTCGATTCCAAAACGCTGCGATGGAGTTCTCTATGGAAACTTTGCAGCCTACATTCAGAGTACTGTGGGGAAGTACCGGTGAATCAAATGCATTGAGAGTAGCTAAGTCCATTGGTTTCAATGGAAGGATACTAGAGAATGCACATGAATGGAGGGAGAGGTTAAAGCCAGAGCAGGAGGTAGAGCGGAAAGGCTCGCTGTTTCAGTCTCTTGTGGAAGAAAGGAATAAGCTAAATCTTCAGGCGAGCAAAGCTGCAGCTTTACATGGAGATTTAATGAACCTTTACCGTGAG CTTGAGCATGAGTCGCGTGATCTTGAGAAACGTGAGAAGGCTcttttaaagaaagaaacacaaaagGTGCAAGAAGATTTAATCTCTGCCAAGTCAAAGATGCAGAAACTGGCGGCTGAATTTGAAAGTCAGCTAGAAACTGTTACGGCTGATGAATACAATTCCTTAATTCTGAAAACCGAAGAGGCAGTTGCGGATATAATTGAAGACTATTGTCCTAAAGATCTCTTATTAACAGAGGAAGAAGGGTATAGCGACTACTCGCCGCAAGCAGGTGAAAAGGTTATAGTGACTGGATTGGGAGGTAAGTTAGGGACCGTGGTTGAAGAACCTGGAGACGATGAGACAGTTCTTGTCCAGCAGGGTAAGATGAGGGTACGCGTCAACAGAAAGGACATAGCGCCCCTTCCTCGTACCAAAACCACTGAAACACCTAATCGTTCTCTACGTTCAAAAAGACAG CTTATGGTAGCTGATATACTTTGCACAGGTAAGCATGAAAGAGCTAGGCAGTGTGTTGCAGATGCAGAGCGAACCAGTGCGTATTCAGACCTCAAAGAACACACTGGATCTAAGAGGAATGCGGGTGGAAGAAGCAATTTACCAGCTAGACATGGCCGTTTCGGGAAGAGAATCAGGTTCGATCCTCTTTATCATCCATGGAATGGGAACAGGAGTTATAAAGGAGCTGGTGCTTGA
- the LOC106405996 gene encoding ALBINO3-like protein 2, chloroplastic translates to MAVWSCLRASSTRRRFSTLPLLFFSHSPSFNAVDPLFSPPPSLPSPSPCFSSLHRRLFSSLPPGGAPEPGPELPTASQDIIINDDSSLPVLAVVDLLDGFHQFTGLPWWMIIASSTVAVRLALLPLLVLQLKKLKRISELLPHLPMPIPESPTLRGSIDQFSIFLKESRAIGCPSFLWFFPYLSVQLPCFFLLMASIRKMSLDGHPGFDSGGALWFQNLSDLPACSFGPVFPILIAVFHYINIQISFDSPTVRQTTGLTGLLMRYYKLYLEILSVPLFFVGYAIPQGSLVYWVTNSSVSIIQQLSLKHPTVLAKLGLLGQGTSSPGVEHSTEITESVIKYVDSDLKEQTLSLQTLAPEELLSLSVQVLSKGDKETSIQLLRLALEKDPGYVRGLVLMGQTLLQKMQLSEATEYLERAISKLLDEAASDAEDVELLMLASQWAGAAYVQQGNMKSGIIHLERVAKLKEPGDAKSKEHYFEALLLLSSALYKEGQSHEAAKILRVVVDHNPAYKPLLEQCEDENELVSDLASSRKDHF, encoded by the exons ATGGCCGTGTGGAGTTGCTTACGCGCCTCCTCAACGCGCCGCCGTTTCTCTACTCTCCccctcctcttcttctcccactctcCTTCCTTCAACGCCGTCGATCCCCTCTTCTCTCCGCCGCCTTCTCTTCCATCTCCCTCACCGTGTTTCTCCTCTCTCCACCGTCGACTGTTCTCTTCTCTGCCCCCCGGCGGCGCTCCCGAGCCTGGACCAGAATTACCAACCGCTTCTCAAGATATTATCATCAACGATGATTCTTCTCTGCCGGTACTCGCCGTCGTTGATCTTCTCGACGGGTTCCATCAGTTTACAGGGTTGCCTTGGTGGATGATTATCGCATCTTCGACTGTTGCTGTCAGATTAGCGTTGTTGCCTTTGCTCGTTCTTCAACTCAAGAAATTGAAGAGGATCTCAGAGTTGTTACCTCACT TGCCTATGCCGATCCCTGAGAGTCCAACCTTAAGAGGATCTATTGATcagttttctatttttcttaaagaAAGTCGAGCAATTGGTTGCCCTTCCTTTTTGTGGTTTTTCCCATACTTATCCGTTCAG CTCCCTTGCTTTTTCTTGTTGATGGCTAGCATCCGGAAGATGTCACTAGATGGTCATCCCGGGTTTGATTCT GGTGGTGCCTTATGGTTCCAGAATTTGAGTGATCTTCCTGCTTGCTCTTTTGGACCAGTCTTTCCCATTCTAATTGCTGTCTTCCATTACATCAACATACAG ATATCTTTTGATTCACCCACAGTTCGTCAAACTACTGGCTTGACCGGGTTGCTCATGAGA TATTACAAGTTGTATTTGGAGATCCTAAGCGTTCCTCTGTTCTTTGTCGGCTATGCTATTCCACAG GGAAGTCTTGTCTATTGGGTAACTAACAGTTCAGTAAGTATAATTCAG CAATTGTCTCTCAAGCATCCTACGGTATTAGCAAAACTTGGTTTACTGGGTCAGGGGACCTCCTCTCCAGGCGTTGAGCACTCCACGGAGATCACTGAATCTGTGATCAAGTATGTAGACTCAGACTTGAAAGAGCAGACCCTTTCTCTACAGACTTTAGCACCAGAAGAACTTCTTTCT CTCTCAGTTCAGGTCTTGTCAAAAGGTGATAAAGAAACATCCATTCAGTTGCTTCG ATTAGCTCTTGAAAAGGATCCTGGATATGTAAGAGGGTTGGTTCTCATGGGGCAGACTTTGTTGCAGAAGATGCAGTTATCGGAAGCTACTGAATATTTAGAGCGTGCTATCTCCAAG CTCCTTGATGAGGCTGCATCTGATGCTGAGGATGTTGAACTTTTAATGCTTGCATCTCAATGGGCTGGTGCTGCCTACGTACAACAG GGAAATATGAAAAGCGGAATCATACATTTGGAAAGAGTGGCGAAACTGAAAGAACCAGGTGATGCTAAAAGCAAAGAGCATTACTTTGAAGCATTGCTGCTTCTTTCAAG CGCTTTGTACAAGGAAGGGCAGAGTCACGAAGCTGCAAAGATTTTACGAGTAGTGGTGGATCACAATCCGGCCTACAAACCTCTGCTAGAACAGTGTGAAGATGAGAATGAGCTCGTCAGCGATCTTGCAAGTAGCAGGAAGGATCATTTCTGA
- the LOC106402967 gene encoding uncharacterized protein LOC106402967 isoform X1, translating into MSQTMEENECLESEGKISWIWSKAISVGKKVLTAGVVVSSAPLLFPPLVVASTIAFISSVPFCLFLANYACTQKIMRTLLPPNEETSSGIEKDEYSFEAAKLGHGAAGMAEFDGAEPVLIPSEEDEEMAKESTRMIEKIRDEGRSEKEVQDGEKSGDAKPEKVQDQTAKQEALKTGREGELESTTTTEASTGKEEETSSNEVYSEEKIWEKMEELRKVVGYSVARSATYAEELKALYVFTGVVEPPQSSLMNQDSHDIANVCVRLRFLMSVIGIN; encoded by the exons ATGAGTCAAACAATGGAGGAAAATGAGTGTTTAGAGAGTGAAGGCAAGATAAGTTGGATTTGGAGTAAGGCAATAAGTGTTGGGAAGAAGGTTCTAACAGCTGGTGTTGTAGTGTCTTCAGCTCCACTCCTGTTTCCTCCACTTGTTGTCGCCTCTACCATCGCCTTCATATCCTCAGTTCCTTTTTGTCTCTTCTTGGCAAACTACGCTTGTACTCAAAAGATCATGAGGACTCTTCTTCCTCCTAATGAAGAAACAAGTAGTGGAATAGAGAAAGATGAATATTCGTTTGAGGCCGCCAAGCTTGGTCATGGTGCAGCAGGCATGGCCGAATTTGACGGGGCGGAACCGGTTCTCATACCGAGTGAGGAAGATGAGGAGATGGCGAAAGAATCAACGAGGATGATAGAGAAAATAAGGGACGAGGGTAGATCTGAGAAAGAAGTACAAGACGGTGAAAAATCAGGAGATGCCAAGCCAGAGAAGGTTCAAGATCAGACTGCAAAGCAAGAAGCACTTAAGACTGGACGTGAAG GGGAGCTTGAGAGTACTACTACAACTGAAGCTTCTACGGGAAAGGAAGAGGAAACATCTTCGAACGAG GTGTACAGTGAGGAGAAAATATGGGAGAAGATGGAAGAGTTGAGGAAGGTAGTAGGATACAGTGTTGCAAGGAGTGCTACGTATGCAGAAGAGTTAAAGGCTCTTTATGTTTTCACAGGCGTGGTTGAGCCTCCTCAGTCAAGTTTGATGAACCAGGATAGTCATGATATTGCAAATGTTTGTGTTAGACTTCGCTTCCTTATGTCTGTTATTGGAATAAACTAG
- the LOC106402967 gene encoding uncharacterized protein LOC106402967 isoform X2, which produces MSQTMEENECLESEGKISWIWSKAISVGKKVLTAGVVVSSAPLLFPPLVVASTIAFISSVPFCLFLANYACTQKIMRTLLPPNEETSSGIEKDEYSFEAAKLGHGAAGMAEFDGAEPVLIPSEEDEEMAKESTRMIEKIRDEGRSEKEVQDGEKSGDAKPEKVQDQTAKQEALKTGREGELESTTTTEASTGKEEETSSNEPVDQAVSAPSGTGEEKRKNTTKKKKKTGRAGVQ; this is translated from the exons ATGAGTCAAACAATGGAGGAAAATGAGTGTTTAGAGAGTGAAGGCAAGATAAGTTGGATTTGGAGTAAGGCAATAAGTGTTGGGAAGAAGGTTCTAACAGCTGGTGTTGTAGTGTCTTCAGCTCCACTCCTGTTTCCTCCACTTGTTGTCGCCTCTACCATCGCCTTCATATCCTCAGTTCCTTTTTGTCTCTTCTTGGCAAACTACGCTTGTACTCAAAAGATCATGAGGACTCTTCTTCCTCCTAATGAAGAAACAAGTAGTGGAATAGAGAAAGATGAATATTCGTTTGAGGCCGCCAAGCTTGGTCATGGTGCAGCAGGCATGGCCGAATTTGACGGGGCGGAACCGGTTCTCATACCGAGTGAGGAAGATGAGGAGATGGCGAAAGAATCAACGAGGATGATAGAGAAAATAAGGGACGAGGGTAGATCTGAGAAAGAAGTACAAGACGGTGAAAAATCAGGAGATGCCAAGCCAGAGAAGGTTCAAGATCAGACTGCAAAGCAAGAAGCACTTAAGACTGGACGTGAAG GGGAGCTTGAGAGTACTACTACAACTGAAGCTTCTACGGGAAAGGAAGAGGAAACATCTTCGAACGAG CCGGTAGACCAAGCCGTAAGTGCGCCAAGTGGAACAGGGGAAGAGAAACGAAAAAACACaactaagaaaaagaaaaaaaccggGCGTGCAG GTGTACAGTGA
- the LOC106406315 gene encoding uncharacterized protein LOC106406315 produces MKACNFMCPSAPPRFTSSTPSPHLRTYTSRAAPSLQVKSFQRGDFDRFADNIKSGKAWRDAWRTANDGFEQFVFEAKKTAERIDREYAVSRRLSSAASSAGDRAREIDREYGISPRVRTLSADFSRNFPKYRKQFSDFLNTPLGGSFATIFFLWFALSGWLFRVIIVATWVLPIAGPLLIGAVANNFVIKGECPACKRQFIGYKNQVIRCEGCRNIVWQPQGDFFSRDGSNNSSSSNKGNSKKPPKSQIIDVDFEEK; encoded by the exons ATGAAGGCTTGCAATTTCATGTGCCCTTCCGCCCCGCCCAGATTCACCTCCTCCACGCCTTCTCCTCACCTTCGCACGTACACCTCTCGCGCCGCCCCTTCGCTGCAGGTGAAGTCCTTCCAGCGCGGCGACTTCGACCGCTTCGCCGATAACATCAAGTCCGGCAAGGCTTGGAGAGACGCGTGGCGGACCGCCAACGACGGATTCGAGCAGTTCGTCTTCGAGGCTAAGAAAACGGCCGAGCGAATCGACCGTGAGTACGCCGTCTCTCGCCGTTTAAGCTCCGCCGCAAGCTCTGCGGGGGACCGTGCTCGGGAGATTGATCGTGAGTATGGGATTAGCCCACGTGTCAGAACCTTATCCGCTGATTTTAGTAGAAATTTCCCAAAG TACAGGAAGCAGTTCAGTGACTTCTTGAATACACCTCTCGGTGGAAGTTTTGCT actattttctttctttggttTGCTCTCTCTGGATGGCTGTTCCGAGTGATAATAGTCGCCACATGGGTTCTTCCCATTGCTGGCCCTCTTCTCATTGGTGCAGTCGCCAATAACTTCGTCATCAAG GGGGAATGCCCAGCGTGTAAGAGGCAGTTCATAGGATACAAGAACCAAGTGATCCGATGCGAGGGATGTAGGAACATCGTGTGGCAACCACAAGGCGATTTCTTCTCAAGAGACGGTAGCAACAACAGTAGCAGCAGCAACAAGGGTAACTCTAAAAAGCCGCCCAAGTCCCAAATCATCGATGTCGATTTTGAGGAGAAGTGA
- the LOC106403547 gene encoding uncharacterized protein LOC106403547, whose translation MKETDPAPPMKAEEPNAACVSALHMILESLMRTTMFSCDLPITLYPETHERFIQDYLDQFYHLFLDKLSLMEENGGVSEILINVLEIMPGWNRHLGFEDRVKMKCTRCKMNTLYPPPQPSFGILIIANSLRETKA comes from the exons atgaaagaaacTGATCC AGCGCCGCCGATGAAAGCAGAGGAGCCGAACGCCGCATGTGTTTCAGCTCTTCATATGATACTCGAG TCTCTGATGAGAACCACCATGTTCTCATGCGATCTCCCGATAACACTTTATCCAGAAACACATGAGAGATTCATACAAGACTACTTGGACCAGTTTTACCATCTCTTTCTCGACAAACTGAGTCTTATGGAAGAAAATGGTGGTGTTTCTGAGATTTTGATAAACGTCTTGGAGATAATGCCTGGCTGGAACCGTCACTTAGGATTCGAAGACCGGGTGAAAATGAAGTGCACTAGATGCAAGATGAATACTCTATATCCACCACCACAACCTTCTTTTGGTATACTCATCATTGCCAATTCACTCAGAGAAACCAAGGCATAG
- the LOC111198458 gene encoding uncharacterized protein LOC111198458: YGFGYHHSPQSAFEDFTFERILKVIKINSMVPCKTEGCEKLSYVDHVIPTLPSVFTIALEWENNETGEEILATTSVLATEIDISEIYKYEGGSPETKYNLVSMVCSHGDQYACVAYFNNRWVIYFPSEQQVIGDWDSVINTFIRLNMRPDILFFENDMQRKRIVNAQINTPSDVKNTYIQKWDQLQNFMFSLQPQSS, from the exons TATGGTTTTGGTTATCATCATTCACCACAGTCTGCATTCGAGGATTTTACGTTTGAGAGAATCCTTAAAGTCATCAAGATCAACTCTATGGTGCCTTGCAAAACGGAAGGATGTGAGAAACTAAGCTACGTTGATCATGTTATCCCTACACTTCCTTCTGTTTTTACCATTG CACTAGAGTGGGAGAACAATGAGACTGGAGAAGAGATACTTGCCACCACTTCTGTTCTCGCTACTGAAATAGATATTAGTGAGATTTACAAATACGAAGGTGGATCACCAGAGACCAAATACAATCTTGTGTCAATG GTTTGCTCGCATGGAGATCAATACGCTTGTGTTGCTTACTTTAACAATCGATGGGTCATTTATTTTCCTTCTGAGCAACAg GTTATAGGTGACTGGGATAGTGTTATCAACACTTTTATACGACTGAATATGCGACCTGACATTCTATTTTTCGAAAAC GATATGCAGAGAAAGCGGATTGTGAACGCACAGATAAATACACCAAGTGATGTGAAAAATACGTATATACAAAAATGGGACCAACtgcaaaattttatgttttcccTTCAGCCTCAATCCTCCTGA